The following proteins come from a genomic window of Novosphingobium aromaticivorans DSM 12444:
- a CDS encoding replication initiator protein A, translated as MRRSSVFAGSDGQLDLFVGAGSNIAARDAQDLMAWPFFSLAKTKRVRPIDFRMGEVSILVEATAEHGMATIWDADVLIWVASQIVEARDCGRSTSRLIAATPHEILSFTRRGTGKASYERLKAGLDRLQSTTVATSIRQPHQRRRHRFSWINEWRECLDSSGRALGIEMIVPDWFYEGVLDAALVLTIDRAYFGLTGGLERWLYRIVRKHGGKQKGGWSFDVAHLHLKSGALSPLKRFAFELRDIVRRQPLPGYRLELEHALGRERLSFVCIPEDSFDAAMRRLGYSGVDNP; from the coding sequence ATGCGCCGATCCTCCGTCTTTGCCGGAAGTGATGGTCAGCTCGACCTGTTCGTTGGTGCGGGCAGCAACATCGCCGCCCGCGACGCCCAGGACCTGATGGCCTGGCCGTTCTTCAGCCTCGCCAAGACCAAGCGGGTGCGGCCGATCGATTTCCGGATGGGAGAAGTCTCGATCCTGGTCGAAGCGACGGCCGAGCATGGCATGGCGACGATCTGGGATGCCGATGTGCTCATCTGGGTTGCGAGCCAGATTGTCGAGGCCCGCGACTGCGGTCGCTCGACCTCCCGGCTGATCGCGGCCACGCCTCACGAAATCCTCAGCTTCACCCGGCGCGGGACCGGCAAGGCCAGCTACGAGCGCCTGAAGGCCGGGCTCGATCGGCTGCAATCGACCACGGTCGCCACGTCGATCCGCCAGCCGCACCAACGGCGGCGGCACCGGTTCTCCTGGATCAACGAATGGCGGGAATGTCTCGACAGTTCCGGCCGGGCGCTGGGCATCGAGATGATCGTCCCGGACTGGTTCTACGAAGGGGTGCTCGATGCCGCGCTCGTGCTGACGATCGACCGGGCCTATTTCGGCCTCACGGGCGGCCTGGAGCGCTGGCTTTACCGGATCGTGCGCAAGCATGGCGGCAAGCAGAAGGGTGGCTGGAGCTTCGATGTCGCCCACCTCCATCTGAAATCCGGCGCGCTGTCACCGCTCAAGCGGTTTGCTTTCGAGCTGCGCGACATCGTCCGGCGCCAGCCGCTGCCGGGCTACCGCCTCGAGCTCGAGCATGCGCTCGGCCGCGAACGATTGAGCTTCGTCTGCATCCCTGAGGACTCCTTCGATGCCGCGATGCGGCGGCTCGGCTACAGCGGAGTGGATAACCCATGA
- a CDS encoding helix-turn-helix transcriptional regulator: protein MDAIPTPVVPRFLRTPDAAVHLGLSARTLEKHRCFGTGPIYRKLGGRIVYAIADLDAWAEQGLRRSTSDPGKGVVHPAKRVDGYMPPVRR from the coding sequence ATGGATGCCATTCCTACGCCGGTCGTGCCGCGGTTTCTGCGAACCCCTGACGCTGCCGTCCACCTCGGCCTGTCAGCCCGCACGCTCGAGAAGCATCGCTGCTTCGGCACGGGGCCGATCTACCGCAAGCTTGGCGGGCGCATTGTCTACGCGATTGCCGATCTCGACGCTTGGGCCGAGCAGGGCTTGCGCCGCTCGACCAGTGATCCCGGCAAAGGCGTGGTCCACCCGGCAAAGCGCGTCGATGGCTATATGCCGCCAGTGCGGCGCTGA
- a CDS encoding S26 family signal peptidase produces the protein MRRRTIIVAALAAGLAMASLALPARRPLVWNVTHSVPTGLYWIGDKDALAVGDRVAIEPPAAVRQLLADRGYLPIGVPLLKRVAAVSGQRVCRFRHGITIDSQLVALALASDRLGRPLPAWNGCNVLGPGEIFTLNPGEPASFDGRYFGSLPVNAVIGRAIPVWTDERGDGRREWFADARTPLCPPPTKENE, from the coding sequence ATGAGGCGGCGCACCATCATTGTCGCCGCCCTCGCAGCGGGGCTCGCGATGGCATCGCTGGCACTCCCGGCGCGTCGTCCGCTGGTCTGGAACGTCACTCATTCGGTGCCGACCGGGCTCTACTGGATCGGCGACAAAGACGCGCTGGCGGTCGGCGACCGGGTCGCGATCGAGCCGCCTGCTGCTGTCCGGCAATTGCTGGCCGACCGCGGCTATCTGCCAATCGGCGTGCCACTCCTGAAGCGCGTGGCCGCCGTTTCCGGTCAGCGCGTCTGCCGCTTCCGGCACGGCATCACCATCGACAGCCAGCTTGTCGCCCTCGCGCTCGCCAGCGACCGGCTCGGTCGTCCGTTGCCTGCCTGGAACGGCTGCAATGTGCTCGGCCCCGGTGAGATCTTCACGCTGAACCCGGGCGAACCAGCGAGCTTCGACGGGCGCTACTTCGGCTCCTTGCCGGTCAATGCCGTGATCGGCCGGGCCATTCCGGTCTGGACCGACGAACGCGGCGATGGCCGCCGCGAGTGGTTCGCCGACGCCCGGACTCCCCTTTGCCCACCACCAACCAAGGAGAATGAATGA
- a CDS encoding transcriptional regulator domain-containing protein, translated as MSGGSSWRSPAAAEHYAGHDLADFAQEFLRRNPEYQRDFAATEERATADQGRADAEREGLARRWGLSFPLRSKPTAIAQPGNLGPRPRSRNGHSRNIGRSPGRPDPCRC; from the coding sequence ATGTCGGGAGGGTCTTCGTGGCGGTCTCCAGCCGCCGCCGAACACTACGCGGGGCACGATCTTGCCGATTTCGCGCAGGAATTCCTGCGTCGTAATCCCGAGTATCAACGCGACTTTGCCGCCACGGAAGAACGCGCCACTGCCGATCAGGGCAGGGCCGATGCAGAACGGGAGGGTCTGGCCAGACGATGGGGCCTGAGCTTTCCCTTGCGATCCAAGCCAACCGCCATCGCGCAGCCCGGCAATCTGGGACCCCGACCTCGCAGCAGGAACGGCCATTCTCGAAACATCGGACGAAGCCCAGGACGGCCTGATCCCTGCAGGTGCTGA
- a CDS encoding lytic transglycosylase domain-containing protein, translated as MSLRRPFRALCCALALLAAEPALPQPVAQQAEQQRVDIAAHITEASQRFGIPDHWIYAVMRVESAGRIGAVSSAGAMGLMQLMPGTWARQRVRFGLGADPFDPRDNIMAGTSYLREMYDSYGAPGFLAAYNAGPGRFEDWRDKGRPLPAETRAYVARIAPMLQIGSTPAVMAAASSVQPVRPSWTQAALFAARANAVEETPGSATRAVASDPLLASPRPLSTLFAPVVGRRSQ; from the coding sequence ATGTCTCTGCGCCGTCCGTTTCGCGCCCTCTGCTGTGCTCTTGCCTTGCTGGCTGCCGAACCTGCCTTGCCGCAGCCGGTTGCCCAGCAGGCAGAGCAGCAGCGGGTCGACATTGCCGCTCACATCACCGAAGCATCGCAGCGGTTCGGCATTCCCGATCACTGGATCTACGCGGTCATGCGGGTGGAGAGCGCGGGGCGGATCGGTGCAGTCTCGTCAGCAGGGGCGATGGGCTTGATGCAACTGATGCCCGGAACCTGGGCGCGTCAGCGCGTCCGGTTCGGCCTCGGCGCCGACCCGTTCGATCCGCGCGACAACATCATGGCGGGCACCTCATACCTGCGAGAAATGTACGACAGCTACGGCGCGCCCGGCTTTCTCGCCGCTTACAATGCGGGACCGGGCCGCTTTGAGGACTGGCGCGACAAAGGCCGTCCCTTGCCTGCCGAAACCCGCGCCTATGTCGCCCGGATCGCACCGATGCTGCAAATCGGCAGCACGCCAGCTGTCATGGCTGCTGCATCCTCCGTGCAGCCGGTGCGCCCCTCCTGGACACAGGCGGCGCTCTTCGCAGCCCGCGCAAATGCCGTGGAGGAAACGCCAGGTTCTGCCACTCGCGCGGTGGCATCCGATCCGCTCCTAGCTTCACCCCGCCCGCTCAGCACGCTCTTCGCGCCCGTCGTCGGAAGACGGTCACAATGA
- a CDS encoding DUF2840 domain-containing protein: MLTPEACGQPHRKSLGATGRQARPGHGRLTEVELYWQEGVREHWLRFGKPVASRICDRRRRVECYAPGQVFGLVRWASNDYGTVLSRLDVLLAVTEGEPVTRFPQVTPGADVLLSVTGWRKVRRVFGLIDAIEELGIDPCDVAPDHWRHIHNRLIVAETPRSYSTERHRAWLARKALQS; encoded by the coding sequence TTGCTAACCCCCGAGGCCTGTGGACAACCGCACCGCAAGTCACTCGGGGCGACCGGGCGGCAAGCACGTCCTGGGCACGGCAGGCTCACCGAGGTCGAGCTCTACTGGCAGGAGGGCGTGCGCGAGCACTGGCTGCGCTTCGGCAAGCCCGTGGCCAGCCGGATCTGTGACCGCCGGCGCCGGGTGGAATGCTACGCACCCGGGCAGGTCTTCGGCTTGGTGCGGTGGGCTTCCAACGATTACGGAACCGTCCTCTCGCGCCTCGATGTCCTGCTGGCCGTCACCGAAGGAGAGCCGGTCACCCGGTTTCCGCAGGTCACGCCCGGAGCGGACGTCCTGCTGTCGGTCACGGGCTGGCGGAAGGTTCGCCGCGTCTTTGGCCTGATCGATGCGATCGAGGAACTCGGCATCGACCCGTGCGATGTGGCGCCCGATCACTGGCGCCACATTCACAACCGCCTGATCGTGGCTGAGACGCCGCGCAGCTATTCGACCGAGCGCCACCGTGCCTGGCTCGCGCGCAAGGCGCTGCAATCATGA
- a CDS encoding DUF736 domain-containing protein, producing the protein MMRIGTFVAADGGFAGHLHTLTLDIDLVLVPADPSDSENAPDYRVIAGKDDEAREIGAAWKHVGEKAGAYVAIQIDDPAFVQPLRANLFQGDGNEHVLVWSRPARREKAD; encoded by the coding sequence ATGATGCGTATCGGAACTTTCGTGGCGGCCGATGGCGGCTTTGCCGGGCACTTGCACACCCTGACCCTCGACATCGATCTGGTCCTCGTTCCGGCCGATCCGTCCGACAGCGAGAACGCGCCGGACTACCGGGTGATTGCGGGCAAGGATGATGAAGCGCGCGAGATCGGCGCGGCCTGGAAGCATGTCGGCGAAAAGGCTGGCGCCTATGTCGCGATCCAGATTGATGATCCGGCCTTCGTGCAGCCGCTGCGCGCAAACCTCTTCCAGGGCGACGGCAACGAGCATGTGCTGGTCTGGTCGCGTCCGGCCCGCCGCGAAAAGGCGGACTGA
- a CDS encoding DNA -binding domain-containing protein — protein MTMPPFEAEPPASDTLTEYDERHLVTYLRLLDAAAEGADWREAVRIIFEVDPDEDVDFARRLHDSHLARARWMTQAGYRDLLARKTP, from the coding sequence ATGACAATGCCACCATTCGAAGCCGAACCGCCTGCGAGCGATACGCTCACCGAATATGATGAGCGCCATCTCGTGACCTATTTGCGCCTCCTCGATGCGGCGGCAGAAGGCGCGGACTGGCGCGAGGCGGTACGTATCATCTTCGAAGTTGATCCTGATGAGGACGTCGATTTCGCGCGTCGTCTCCACGACAGTCATCTCGCCCGGGCCCGCTGGATGACGCAGGCCGGCTATCGCGATCTGCTCGCGCGCAAAACTCCCTGA
- a CDS encoding Fic family protein, translating to MPVAYHEGRFPPATLDLGALFPLVGPANAAIARYEGVLSGIPNPDILLSPLTAREAVLSSKIEGTQVTLGEVLEFEAQGHLFDESTPKKADAREVLNYRAALREADSLMAELPLSQRLIKATHRVLMDGVRGRHKDPGEYRRIPNWIGPDGCTIEQARFVPPGADRIEAAMVGWEAYIHADAPDRLVQLAIVHAEFESIHPFLDGNGRIGRLIIPLFLYAHGLLSRPNFYLSEYLEANRDEYYDRMLAVSRDDDWSGWVAFFLRGIIAQAEANTLKAQAILALHQDKRDWVVEITHSQYAVRALDWIFQRPIFQTPDFIASAQIPPATARKIIRDLRDNGLLRELVPASGRAPATFVFSELLNIAEGREAF from the coding sequence TTGCCTGTTGCCTATCACGAAGGACGTTTCCCGCCCGCAACGCTTGACCTGGGCGCGCTGTTTCCGTTGGTCGGGCCAGCCAATGCTGCCATTGCGCGCTATGAGGGTGTCCTCTCCGGCATTCCCAATCCCGACATTCTGCTTTCGCCGTTGACGGCTCGCGAAGCCGTGCTCTCCAGCAAAATTGAGGGGACGCAGGTAACGCTTGGCGAGGTGCTGGAGTTCGAGGCGCAGGGGCATCTGTTTGACGAGAGCACGCCCAAGAAAGCCGACGCACGCGAAGTCTTGAACTATCGCGCGGCCCTGCGCGAAGCGGACAGCCTGATGGCAGAGCTTCCGCTGTCGCAACGCCTGATCAAGGCCACGCATCGGGTTCTGATGGATGGTGTGCGCGGCCGTCACAAGGATCCGGGCGAATACCGCCGCATCCCCAACTGGATCGGTCCGGACGGTTGCACCATCGAACAGGCGCGCTTCGTGCCGCCAGGTGCCGATCGCATCGAGGCCGCCATGGTGGGCTGGGAAGCCTATATTCATGCCGATGCGCCGGATAGGCTGGTGCAACTGGCGATCGTTCATGCCGAGTTTGAATCGATCCACCCCTTCCTTGATGGCAACGGGCGCATCGGGCGACTGATCATCCCGCTGTTCCTTTATGCCCATGGGTTGTTGTCGCGCCCCAATTTCTACCTGTCGGAATACCTCGAAGCCAATCGGGATGAGTATTACGACCGGATGCTGGCCGTTTCCCGCGACGACGATTGGAGCGGATGGGTGGCATTCTTCCTGCGCGGCATCATCGCCCAGGCCGAAGCCAACACTCTGAAGGCCCAGGCAATTCTGGCGCTGCATCAGGACAAGCGCGATTGGGTGGTCGAGATCACGCACTCGCAATATGCCGTGCGAGCTTTGGACTGGATCTTCCAGCGCCCGATCTTTCAGACACCGGACTTCATCGCCTCGGCCCAGATCCCGCCAGCGACCGCCCGCAAGATTATCCGCGACCTGCGCGACAACGGCTTGCTGCGTGAACTGGTGCCCGCCTCCGGGCGGGCACCCGCAACTTTCGTGTTTTCGGAATTGCTGAACATTGCGGAGGGACGCGAAGCGTTTTGA
- a CDS encoding helix-turn-helix domain-containing protein: MDIRKLFGTNVKRYREAAGLSQAEIAARMGVDRAYVSAIERGLQNATLLSIWEIAQALEVRPVALLEEPDLSAPTQ, translated from the coding sequence ATGGACATCCGCAAGCTCTTCGGGACCAACGTGAAGCGGTATCGCGAGGCAGCCGGCTTGAGCCAGGCCGAGATCGCCGCGCGTATGGGCGTCGACAGGGCTTATGTCAGCGCCATTGAGCGCGGGCTGCAGAATGCGACCCTTCTTTCGATCTGGGAAATCGCGCAGGCGCTCGAGGTTCGGCCGGTTGCGCTGCTCGAGGAACCGGACTTGTCGGCGCCCACCCAGTGA
- a CDS encoding DUF736 domain-containing protein: MANIGSFKKVGNDYQGEIVTMSVQTKNVRIVAEEGTANENAPSHRVFVGRAEIGAAWTKRSGEGRDYLSLKLDDPSFTAPIFANLFDDEDGKTYNLIWSRARKSNND; encoded by the coding sequence ATGGCGAACATCGGCAGTTTCAAGAAGGTCGGCAATGACTACCAGGGCGAAATCGTCACCATGAGCGTGCAGACCAAGAACGTCCGGATCGTGGCCGAAGAGGGCACCGCCAACGAGAACGCCCCCAGCCACCGGGTCTTCGTCGGCCGCGCGGAAATCGGCGCCGCCTGGACCAAGCGCTCGGGCGAAGGCCGCGACTACCTCTCGCTGAAGCTCGACGATCCGAGCTTTACCGCCCCCATCTTCGCCAACCTCTTCGATGACGAGGACGGCAAGACCTACAACCTGATCTGGTCGCGGGCCCGCAAGTCGAACAACGACTGA
- a CDS encoding DUF2285 domain-containing protein — protein MDVARVRHRVLLRRNPACRAPAFSVPVLSGASLRLKATQSYAALLGFAASEKARAPYQLTAYRQRRLIQLLALLDAQAAGLFLRQIAFTVVFPRNQPLVGAVWKGSGERRHAHRLLGEAQRMCRHGYRTLLEKG, from the coding sequence GTGGATGTCGCCCGCGTACGGCACCGCGTACTCCTCCGCCGAAATCCTGCCTGCAGGGCACCCGCGTTCTCTGTGCCGGTCCTGTCCGGCGCCTCGCTTCGCCTGAAGGCCACCCAGAGCTACGCAGCGCTGCTTGGGTTTGCGGCGTCTGAGAAAGCGCGCGCTCCCTACCAGCTGACCGCCTATCGCCAGCGTCGGCTCATCCAGCTCCTTGCCCTGCTTGACGCCCAGGCGGCGGGGCTCTTCTTGCGGCAGATCGCTTTCACAGTCGTGTTTCCGCGCAATCAGCCGCTCGTGGGCGCGGTGTGGAAAGGGTCAGGCGAACGTCGCCACGCCCACCGCCTGCTCGGCGAGGCGCAGCGCATGTGCCGCCATGGCTACCGGACCCTGCTTGAGAAGGGGTGA